One region of Nitrosopumilaceae archaeon genomic DNA includes:
- the thpR gene encoding RNA 2',3'-cyclic phosphodiesterase, with the protein MRTFVAVEIQNNDVLDHIAKLQSDLKIKAKPVSKENMHFTLLFLGEIADEIAPKIIESLKSITFSPIQIIFSGVGAFPNPRFPRVLWIGVDETAAQNLVKLAKQVEEKLAPLGFKSDKPFKPHLTIFRIKNNIGDISKELDKLKTIQLGHDTITELKFKKSILTPNGPIYTDLQVVKAK; encoded by the coding sequence ATGCGAACTTTTGTAGCTGTAGAGATTCAAAATAATGATGTACTAGACCATATTGCAAAACTTCAATCAGATCTAAAGATCAAAGCAAAACCGGTAAGCAAAGAAAACATGCATTTTACGTTACTTTTCTTAGGTGAGATAGCAGACGAGATTGCTCCAAAGATAATAGAATCATTAAAGTCAATTACATTTAGCCCAATTCAGATAATCTTTAGTGGAGTTGGCGCATTTCCAAATCCTAGATTTCCACGTGTCTTATGGATAGGTGTAGATGAGACTGCAGCACAAAATCTTGTCAAGCTTGCAAAACAAGTAGAAGAAAAACTTGCTCCACTAGGATTCAAAAGTGACAAACCATTCAAGCCACATCTGACCATCTTTAGAATCAAAAACAATATTGGTGATATTTCCAAGGAATTGGACAAATTAAAGACAATTCAGCTAGGCCATGATACCATTACTGAGCTAAAATTTAAGAAAAGTATCTTAACTCCTAACGGACCTATATACACTGATTTACAGGTGGTAAAAGCAAAATGA
- a CDS encoding AAA family ATPase, protein MISGSFIDWKFSASYVTKLIVCLTGMPGAGKSTIADALKSKGFDKITMGDAVRAEATRRKIDPTGENLGKLMLEIREKNGPGAVAELIKDQIVNSKSDVILIDGVRSIPEVEVLKKFGTVKILAIHASGDTRFGFLTNRKRSDDPENRGEFVKRDSREIGVGMSESIALADETLSNNNLTIPQLIDSACNIIKGWIK, encoded by the coding sequence ATGATTTCCGGTAGCTTCATAGACTGGAAATTCTCAGCTAGCTATGTGACAAAGCTCATTGTCTGTCTTACCGGAATGCCAGGAGCTGGTAAATCTACAATAGCTGATGCTCTAAAATCAAAAGGCTTTGATAAGATAACCATGGGTGACGCTGTTAGAGCAGAAGCTACTAGAAGAAAGATTGATCCTACTGGAGAAAATTTGGGCAAGCTGATGCTTGAGATTAGAGAAAAAAATGGTCCCGGCGCTGTTGCAGAATTGATAAAAGATCAAATTGTAAACTCAAAATCCGACGTTATTCTAATTGATGGAGTACGTTCCATTCCAGAAGTTGAGGTATTAAAAAAATTTGGGACAGTAAAGATTCTTGCAATTCACGCATCTGGAGATACTAGATTTGGATTTTTAACTAATCGAAAAAGATCAGACGATCCAGAAAATCGTGGCGAATTTGTCAAGCGAGATTCTAGAGAAATAGGAGTTGGGATGAGTGAATCAATCGCACTTGCAGATGAAACCCTATCCAACAACAATCTCACAATTCCGCAACTAATTGATTCTGCCTGTAATATCATAAAAGGTTGGATAAAGTGA
- a CDS encoding RNA-binding domain-containing protein, with the protein MKIPDVSCKIEAYAAVNPSEDPEKVRLAVSHVLLDANYKYEDGSIKATSKDLQSLAKIYDIIRSRRVTRTYRRQMRFHTHDTTTWFYLNKQAAFVDVIAICEEAEESPMGPIKIILHSEDISKVIDWLVPESTE; encoded by the coding sequence GTGAAAATTCCCGATGTCTCCTGCAAGATAGAAGCATATGCAGCTGTAAACCCTTCCGAAGATCCAGAAAAAGTTCGACTAGCAGTATCACATGTACTTTTGGATGCAAATTACAAGTACGAAGATGGTAGCATCAAAGCCACTTCAAAGGATCTTCAGTCTCTTGCTAAAATTTATGACATTATTAGATCCCGTAGAGTTACAAGAACATACAGACGACAGATGCGATTTCATACACATGATACAACCACATGGTTTTATCTAAACAAGCAAGCTGCATTTGTTGATGTGATAGCAATCTGCGAAGAAGCAGAAGAATCTCCTATGGGACCAATCAAAATAATACTACACTCTGAAGATATTTCCAAAGTAATAGACTGGCTAGTTCCTGAATCTACTGAATAG
- the cca gene encoding CCA tRNA nucleotidyltransferase, whose protein sequence is MKVLDQVKKFTIPTAKEQEKMKELAEYSLQLVKEQATKFPNVVGVEIGGSYAKGTWLQGEVDLDIFVKLKNDTDEKTFESIGKKIGFDALKKFKPYVRYSDHPYVEASVKGTLVNVVPCYDVQAGQWKSAADRSSFHTKFILQSLDQEKKDEVRLLKKFLTAMDIYGAEIAKEGFGGYVAEVLVLHYGSFLGVLEAASNFVQNQIIGNPTKRFETPLVIIDPIDSNRNLGTAISAESVGKFVLSARSFLKKPSLLFFKLKPLHPNRKNLDSTIIVKFNYKPRSPDIIWGQVKRATTAISGQLELAGFDVLRKSSVTDEKSEAAMIFLLRLPKIEKFMIKNGPEVLRRKESESFIAKNQKNKLLWINESGKILSLQDRPFHDAKLFLNNLLKKNLSTSGIPSGLVFDIKRGFRIFDGKQTASKSIKKALTELTTTDGFFFSSP, encoded by the coding sequence ATGAAAGTTTTAGATCAGGTAAAAAAATTCACCATACCTACTGCAAAAGAACAAGAAAAAATGAAAGAACTAGCAGAATATTCACTACAATTAGTAAAAGAACAAGCTACCAAATTTCCCAATGTTGTAGGAGTAGAGATTGGAGGTTCGTATGCGAAGGGAACTTGGCTTCAAGGTGAAGTTGATTTGGACATTTTTGTAAAACTAAAAAATGATACTGATGAAAAAACTTTCGAGTCAATTGGAAAAAAAATTGGTTTTGATGCTCTAAAAAAATTCAAACCATACGTGAGGTATTCAGATCATCCATATGTAGAAGCATCTGTTAAAGGCACCCTAGTAAATGTGGTACCCTGTTATGACGTACAAGCAGGACAGTGGAAGAGTGCTGCAGACAGGTCCTCTTTTCACACAAAATTCATACTACAATCACTTGACCAGGAAAAAAAAGACGAGGTAAGATTGTTGAAAAAATTCCTAACTGCCATGGACATTTATGGTGCAGAGATAGCCAAAGAAGGCTTTGGCGGCTATGTAGCTGAGGTTCTCGTATTACACTATGGAAGTTTTCTTGGAGTGTTGGAAGCTGCCTCAAATTTTGTACAGAACCAAATCATAGGAAACCCAACTAAGAGATTTGAAACACCACTTGTAATAATAGATCCAATAGACAGCAACAGAAACCTTGGAACCGCAATTTCAGCAGAGAGTGTAGGCAAGTTTGTTCTATCTGCGCGATCATTTTTGAAAAAACCATCACTGTTATTTTTCAAACTAAAACCACTACATCCAAACAGAAAAAATCTTGACAGTACAATAATTGTTAAATTCAACTACAAACCTCGCAGCCCTGATATAATTTGGGGTCAGGTAAAGCGAGCAACAACTGCCATTTCAGGTCAGCTTGAGCTTGCAGGTTTTGATGTATTGCGCAAGTCTTCTGTCACAGATGAAAAATCAGAAGCTGCAATGATTTTCTTATTGCGTTTGCCAAAAATTGAAAAGTTCATGATAAAAAATGGTCCCGAAGTTTTAAGAAGAAAAGAATCAGAAAGTTTTATTGCAAAAAATCAGAAAAACAAATTATTGTGGATTAATGAATCTGGAAAAATTTTATCATTACAAGACAGACCATTCCATGATGCCAAATTATTTTTGAACAATCTTTTGAAAAAAAATCTTTCAACATCTGGCATTCCAAGTGGTTTGGTATTTGATATCAAACGAGGATTTAGGATATTTGATGGAAAACAAACTGCAAGCAAATCCATTAAAAAGGCTCTGACAGAGCTTACCACTACAGATGGATTCTTCTTTAGTTCCCCTTAG